AAATCCCGGAATATAACAAGCTGAAATTTAATGATATAACAAGCTTTTATAAGGATAATATAAAAAATAAAGCTTTTGTTATTGCCATAGTTGGAGATAAAAAAGAAATTGATATGAAAGAACTTGCCAAATATGGAAAAATTATTGAACTAAAAGAAAAAGAAATTTTTACTGACTAGTTGTAGTGCATTTTTGGAGGAACACAGGATACCAATATATAAGATGACAGAAAAACAAAAAGCAGCTACACTAGCAAAAGATTTTTACAATAAAATAATTTCATATAATGAATTTATTTTAGAGTATCCTGATAATTCAGAAATAGATGAAATAATAGAATTATTTGATTTGATAGAACATGAACCAAAGAAAAATGGATTATTTGGAGTGGGAGGTTTAGAACATAAATTACATATAAAAAGAATAAATAAATAAATTAATAAATTAGAGCAAGATTAATTAGTTTCTGTCTATAATGTCTTGTTATTCCGCAGGATGTCAATTTTGAGTTTCAAATTTGGACTGTGCTTCCTGCGGTTATCTTACTGATTACCAACACTGATTAGTTATCGAAAATTATTAAAAGATGGAAAGTACATTTATAAATAATACTTTACTTGGGAAAAAAGAGATATGGCGTTTTATTCTTACAATTTTTTTCGTAATAATATTTCATGTCATAGGTATATTACTAACAGGTTTTATTGCAATAGCGTTGAATGACGGGATTAAACCAGATAGTATTTCAGATTTTATATCAAATAATTTGAATGCTTATACCAGTATGGCAATTTTAAACATGCCATTTATTCTTTCTCTGATTGCACTACTGCTGTCCGTCAAAATAATTCATAAAAGAAATTGGATTTCTTTATTTAATTCCAAAACAAAACTAATTTGGAATAAGTTGTTGTTTGGTGCTCTACTTTTTCTGATTTTAAGGTTATGCCAAGAGACAATAACATATTTCTTTTATCCTGATGAATTTAATTTTAATTTAAACCCTAATACATTTTTCCCATTATTGTTAATATCGTTGGTTATTATTCCTCTTCAAACAAGTTTTGAGGAACTATTTCATCGTGGATATTTGTTACAAACATTTGCTTATTTTTTAAAGTATCCATGGATAGCTATTATCTTGACTTCTATTATTTTTGGACTTTTGCATGCAGGAACACATTCAGAAATAGAAGTGATTAGTTATTTTATTATAATTGGTTTGATTTTAGGCATCATAGTAATTGTAACAAATGGATTAGAAGTTGTGCTCGGTATGCACGCTGTTCAAAACTTGTTTTCTCTTATCATAACTGATTCTAATTCAAAATCGTCAATTTTTGTTTCCAACGCACCCGATGGTGGAATTTTAGGTTGGTTAATAACACCAGTAGTATTTTTAATAATAGTAATTCTATTATATGGAACCGGTAAACTTAAAAATTTATTTATTAAAAAAAGGAGCTAATATGAATTTATCAAAATTGTTTAAAAAATTGAAAGAAAAAGAAATTTTTACTGATTAGTTGTAACCATTCACGGTATAAACCTTCCTACCATCAGGCTGGTCTAAAATACAATTGAATAATGGTTCTATTGCTATATTGTTCTATTGTTAGACTTTTAATTTTAGGCATGCCTGACGGTAGGTCAATGTCAATAAGTTAA
Above is a window of Bacteroidales bacterium DNA encoding:
- a CDS encoding CPBP family intramembrane metalloprotease; protein product: MESTFINNTLLGKKEIWRFILTIFFVIIFHVIGILLTGFIAIALNDGIKPDSISDFISNNLNAYTSMAILNMPFILSLIALLLSVKIIHKRNWISLFNSKTKLIWNKLLFGALLFLILRLCQETITYFFYPDEFNFNLNPNTFFPLLLISLVIIPLQTSFEELFHRGYLLQTFAYFLKYPWIAIILTSIIFGLLHAGTHSEIEVISYFIIIGLILGIIVIVTNGLEVVLGMHAVQNLFSLIITDSNSKSSIFVSNAPDGGILGWLITPVVFLIIVILLYGTGKLKNLFIKKRS